Genomic segment of Scomber scombrus chromosome 18, fScoSco1.1, whole genome shotgun sequence:
AATTTTGGAAAGTAGAGTGTGTGTCTCCATAGTTGGCTCCAtagtattttccaaagtagtTTAAGCTTTCTGGTGACAGATGTGTCTTTTGAACCCTAATGGACTGTTGATGTTGTGCTCAGGTAGCTTTgcggaaaggaggacagaggggaGAGTCTGAACAAGGGTCGATTTAGACTGACTCTCTAAGAACTGATAAACTGATTTAACAAGGCCAGAGGTAACAGAACAATAGCACTGAGGGTGTTATGTGAGCTAGAACTTTGTAATTTCCTAACAAAGAATAAGACAATGAAGAGCAATTTGGGGTGAGAAATTCCAATTTCCAGTTTTGTAAGTGCACTTAGTAAACTGTGGTGCTATCAGCAAAAAGGCAATAGCATATGCACCCACCTCAAAGAATGACTAATCTCTACTCTAATCCCAAACATAATGTTAACAAACTTGGTCAAGTAATATTTCACAAAACTTAAACTACAGCTAAGAAACAgccaaaaaagataaaatgaacAACTTTAGGATTTATATGTCCAAATGGAacataaaatgtgaaattataACCTGCcacatatttgcatttgtttggtGGGAATGCCATCTTGTGGTTATTCTCTTCCAGCCTGATGATCCTGGTGCTTTGTCCTGGTGATCATTTGGTGTCTTGCTTGTTGTTACATGCAACATTTAAAGCAATACTTCCAGTAAAATACAACAGCCTGCAATAATACCAGCAAACTAGCTCAAATGGTATTGTCTTGTGCAGTTTCCAAGAGAACATTGTATCAACAAAAGCCTTTCGCCAGCAGCTCAGGACTGTCCTGATGGATCTACAATATATGTGGCTCACTACAAGATGAAGCCCTCACTTGTATAAAGCAGATGATGCTACAAGATCAGACACCAGCTTGCATCTGATATGATTGTAAGATTGTCTGACTAACATGTCTTTGGTGTTGTTcctagtgtgtttttttatttattattgttacatCGTAAAAATAACTCCTATTGCTtcaaccaataataataataataataataataataataattattattattatagtgtcattcaacatgtttttgatgtattacattgttaacattttaactgGTTTTGATGTATTAcattgttgacattttaactTATATCTCATCAACCTGGTCTAAGTCTGGgctaataaataatgataatgtatCATTAATGATGAAAacgaaaaagaaaacatttaatgctgttattattattattgttgttgttgttgttgttgttgttgttgttgttgttattattattattattattattattattattattattattattattattattattattattattatcattggtATTTGTCTGTTCCTTCCTGCTGTGTGAGGACTACGTGGATGTATAAGAAGTACAAACTTCATGGGGTAACTTTGCATCCTCAGCACTTCTGTTGCGGAGCGCCTGACTGCGAGCAGCAACTGAGGACGGAGCTGGACGTGCACCCTGCTCATCTCCGCACAGTGGTGAGGTGACACTCAATGCTACTTtatataccaaaaaaaagacaaatgtcaGATTAATGTGAGACTGTAACTGCAAGAGTACTTGTGTTGAGGGGTCGTAGCGAGTTCAgtatagaaagagagagagagagagagagagagagagagagagagagagagagagagagagagagagagagagagagagagagactgaagggCAGACTGGAAGGGAGTGTCTTATCAAAGGTCTGTTATAGAGTTAGGGAGCAAACAATTACAGGTCCAAATGGCTTTATTTGAACAAAACATGGTTAATAACCAGAATATAACATGTTTATACATGTCTTATCGTTggtttgttagttttttgttgtttaaagtcATGCATTTACACACAGTGAGACAGTAGGTGGCGACATGCACCTTTAATGCTGGTTTGTAGTCCGCCTGTAATAccaacgaagaagaagaagtggtgGGGCAAAGGTTTGTTGTGATTTATGTCAATCTGGTGCCAATAAGATAGCACAGCCTTGTAATACAGTAAACCTAACCCGAGTCTGAGCGGTGAATAAACGAGCTGACCCTGCTATGTAATATCACGATGTTCGTCAGATGTGAAACGACTTTGTTAGCTTGTTGAAAAGCTAACCTAGCTATTGGCTAACTCAGCAAGCGTCGTCCAGTAAAGTTAACTTAGCTGTTGTTGTCAAAAACAAGATGCTCGTCGTTAAGTTAGATGATGTTACACTTAGGTGTAATTATTGAGAGGTTAATTTATGTTGCGATGAAAGCTAATAATAGCTTCTGATTTCTGATAACTGTGTAGTGAACTGAAttgatttaaaccaatttattAACTCGCCTGATACAACACTTGCTAGCTGCAGCTGACATTTATTCTTTGAGAGCAGCTTTGCGTCTCCTGGCAAACGCCAGAAGGCCTGTGTTTTGCTGTATGGGCTGCTTTTTGTTCGGCAGTGTTCGTGTTGTGCGAATcaggatgtttttgtttttaaatatcctTTCCCATGTAAACGAAACCAGCCCCCCTGCCAGACTGTATCAGCGTTCACCCTCACATCGCCTTATCTCCCTTTCACAGTAAATAAGGTCAAAGGCGTAAAGCAGCTGAATCACCTGGCAGACGGCAGCTTTCCTttgaccaccaccaccaccatcatcgtCATCTCAGGGACCATCTACAGTGACTAGGAGCTCCCCTTTAACCTCGGTGGATCTCTGCTGGCTCTTTGGTAAGGGTTAATATATGTTGTAATTACACTACACTGCTtatctgtttgtttctgcttACTGATGTACTGATTTATCCTAACACTCAAGGTGACTTTTGAGAGGGTTAATGTGTTAAGTAAATACAACATTTGTGTCACTATTATAGACCAGATGAATGTGTGAGACAGTTGACTTCGGTTGTGCTTGGTGGTATACTCCCTGAGTCTGGACATGTTTAAAGTAATGCTGTAAACCAAGAGTATCCAACATACAGCCTGTTGGCCACAACTGGgccgccaaggggtccaatctggcccactggataagtGTGAAAAACAGTAAATCCAATTTTTCTGCTGATTCAGAGGATTTCCACCCTGATCAGAATACAGttctctgaaaaaaacaataaatacatattatggTCATATTTAAgccattcatatattgaacatattGAATATTGTacaaatgttgtcaatcagcagcttctgtgcaaaataatctgaaaaaactgagacatcatattgttgaaattgcactaaTTTTTCATACATCTCAGGTTGTTCATCTGTTTTTGTGATTAGGCAGTTTATTCCAGTAAagttatttatctatctatctatctatctatatatatgtatatatcaaattggctgtatgtggcccttgagaTAAAATCGGTTTGACACCCCTGTATAAACACTGTTTACTTTACAACATATGTTGTTCTtgtatgttgttattgtttgaGGTTACGACAGGTATACAATCACAGTGATGACTGCAGCCTGACATTAGTCCCTTGTTTATTCTGGAAAGCGGTTACGCAATGCTGGCTCAAGTGACAACTTTCAGCAGCACCAGCCAAAGCCATAGTCATGACACATTATGCAATTTTAGTGACTGTTTGTGCTTGGTCATAACTGTAGCAGTGTATATGATGTTGAGAGACACCTTTGTCAGGTAATTCAGCGACTTATATGTGCAGTATGATGTTCTAGAAATCTTCAATACAACTGCTGCCATGTGTGAAGGTGAGAATGTGAAAATAATGCAACTTTTTATGATTTCACTGATGTTAGGGTGCAGTAACTGGCAGACAGGAAGACACTAATAATGTCTGCAGAAAAGATGGAGACAACCGGCAGTTTGTTAAATGGAGCGGGGGCTGTACATGAGGAGAAAGAGGACATCCTCAGGTAAATCTCCCTCCTTTAATGAAACATCATTATCTTAAAATAGTGGACAACATTGACAATTATGTCATGGTGATTCTTTCAAGCACACAATTTACCTACAATTTTCCCACCAGACCTGATGATCTGTCTGAGATGCTTGCAGCAGGGACCAAGGTGGTTCATGAAAAAGCTGAGAACACCCagtttgtgaaggatttcctaAAGGGGCGCATCCGCAAAGAGCTCTTTAAGGTTGGTAAGAAGAAAAGCACAGAgaattttttataattttggtTGTAAAATGctttgcaaaacaaacaaaggaaaaataatttttttttttttcctcagcttGGTCATGTAGCACTCTACTATACTTACACAGCCATGGAGGAGGAGATTGAAAGGAACAAGGACCACCCCTACTTTGCCCCCCTTTATTTTCCTGCAGAGCTGCACCGTCATGAGGCTCTGGCCCTTGACCTTGAGTACTTTTACGGCCCTGACTGGCAGTCCCAGGTCAGCTGCTCCCAGGCCACCCAACGCTATGTGGACCGTATCCACCAAGTAGGGCAGGAAGATCCAGTGCTGTTGGTGGCCCACGCCTACACCCGCTACATGGGGGACCTATCTGGGGGTCAGGTGCTGAAGAAAGTGGCGCAGAGAGCCATGAAACTTCCTCCCACAGGAGAAGGGCTGGAATTCTATCAGTTCAATGCCATCCACAGTGCCAAAGCATTCAAGCAGCTGTACCGCAGTCGGATGAACGAGCTGGAGCTGGACATGGAAACAAAGCAGAAGCTGGTGGACGAAGCTGTCATGGCCTTCCAGTTCAACATGGAGGTAAGCGGCCAGAGAGTAGGAGAAGATGAAAGTTAAGTTTGGAAACAGTAGTGGAGCATCTGCTCCTTGGTGGTGATTATAAGGTAAGTAACATTTGGTATGCGACTTATGCCTGCTTTGATCAAGTAACAACTGCCAAATGCCAAACGTGggtaggtttagggttagggttagcgaGTAAATCTCAGAGGGCTATCTGCCACACTGGAGGGTAAATGTTTGCACCAAATCActcatgtaataaaatatctggTATCATAGCTTGAAGGAAATTACTCATTTGTCCCTATACAGTGTAGACATGTGCCATAGGTGTTTTTTACATGCGTCTAAACAGTGCAGCGAAACTGTGAGAGCACTCGAGATGATCTGAGGTGAAGGAGAGCTGGCCACAGACCTTCTCAAGTGCTTCTACTTTCGCATCAGTGTTAACTGTATGGGACATGAGCTGCTTGAAATTGCAGCTCTCCACTAAACTCTATATGTGACACAAAAAGGCAGaagtgtgtctgtctttgaTGATTCCTGCAGCACCACCAGGACAGAGTTTTCACTTCATCCTGTGAAATATCGCAAGGTCATCTTGATGAATTGGTAGAAAATTCATATGgacaaatatctgcaaaactaaTCACATTCCaatcagcctcagctgcactttgtgttttgtgctaaCATACAGTGTTAATTTGCGGATGTTAGGATTTTGCTCAAAATACCACTGTGCCAAGTACCACCTCACAGacttttgtcttgtttattgAGACCTCCATGTCAAAGTTCTCTTTTAAGTCACAGATAATTTCAAACTGATTGTTTTTAGTTATCTTTAAGATACTGTATTGAAGATGAGGCAAACATGGTTTTCATTAATTATTAGTTTTAAGGTCCATATTCACCCTATAACTACCAATGACACGTTCAACAATACAAAAACTAACACAGCATTTTTTATACTTGTGTAAAATTGCCACTGTCATTGATGGATGATTATATTATGACTAGATGTTATACATTTtgtaatacacatttttgtggGAACAAATGCAAGAAATATGGAGTTCCCCTATGTGTTGGTGCATGATTTGCTTATTCTGTAGAGTATGCAGCAAGCTTAATAATCCTACATATGTCTGTGCTCATAGGTGTTTGACGAACTGGAAGAGATCAGTAAAACCATCCAGGAAGATGTTTTAGATGCCGGCTTGCCCGTCCATGGAGCAATGGGTGGAGACATCAGCAAATGTCCCTACTATACTGCCAAAATGggtatgtttttattatgaaaatgatattaaacCCATGATGAAGCTTTGATAAAGCTGTTTTGAGGGCCTTGAGTAATTCTGTTTTCTGCCTTGGTGCCATCTCTGTGTCTCAGCGGCGACCAGTGGAACAGCCTACGCATGTCAGATCGCCATGGCTGTGCTCCGACACCCAACAGGACAGGTGCTGTTTGCGACTTGGTTTGCTGCTTTGGCTGGATTGGCTGCGTGGTATCTGATGTAATACAGCCCCTCAGCCTGTCACTCTCACTGTCTGCTGCTGTGAGAGAGTGGCAGGAGAAATGCTGAAGGAAGGACAGTAAGGAAAGTAGAAAACCCTTGAACACTATAGAGCATTTCATAGTTTCAAACAAACATTCTAAACAGGTCCAAGTTTATTAAATGTTGCATATTTGATAGCTCCAGGAAATATACTTGGATCTGTTTCTTATCAATGGAATTCCAATGAGATGATCTATAGGACCATTACGACATCAAaactccatccatccatccatctatccatccatcaaGCTACACCTTGTTGCAGTCTCTCCTCCggtctttttatttctctacgTCCTTTGCACTGTCCCTCCATCTTGTGTACTTCCAGTGTTTGGTCGTATCTCAAGACCTTCTTTATCTGATATTTTCTCTCAAATTTTAATGTCACTCATTTACATAATTGGCTATACAGGGATAcattaaataatgattaatgtattatttaaagcCACTGCTGAGCTTAgtaaaaacacgttaaaatgTACTATGCATATGTTATGCATGATTATAATAGCACAGCAGGTTTTTTTCAGGACATACTGCTGTGATTTTTaggtctttgtgtttttgcataacTAAATCTTAATTTGACCTGGAAGAGAACGTAATATTTGTCTTAATAATACAACAGTGAAACAACGGTTTATTTGGACATATCCCCATATACTGTATCTTTTACCTCTACATGTTTATTGTCGTTCCAAACTAAATGTGAAAACACGGTGTGCTGCTTTGCATTTATGTTAAGTTCATCATCACATTTCAAGATTCATACTTGGGCCTTACAAGAGGGTTGTACTGCGAAAGAGATGATAGGATTCAAAAggtttgcttttttcccccaaaatataGCACACCTACACTTAGTCGAGTGTACGATTAATAAACATGCTCAAATACTAGTAAATATACCAGGTATTTGAATATCTGCTGATGCATGTTCAATAAtactatttttctgtttctggatTATGTGAAGGGGCATATTGTATTCATAAAGAATCTGCGTGTTGTTGTTGAATTAATTGCACAGTTTTAATTTTCCTGGATGAATGAGTCATTGGTGAATCAGATATAACTGCTGCAGGAGCATATTTTTAGGACAAAAGTGTTAACAAAGGTGATTGCAGCTGTCcttttttgtactgttttatCCAAATTCATGGAATAGATACACAGTCTATCTACATGGAGGCTTAAATGTGTCTGAGTATTGTGGTTTATTATGAACCATTTCAGCTAAGGTACTGATCTGTTGGTCCCTCAGCAGCTCTGCTCATGTTCAGGTATCCATTTGTAATGGATACACTTATATGCATCATAACTAAAACTGTTATCATATGttgttcatactgtatgttggtCACAATAATTTGTTCAACATAGATGAAGAGAAATATTTTGTGCTGTGTGTATTGCAGTGTAATTGCACTTATTTGCGACTGAAGTTGAATATTTATCCTGAcacaatattgacattttttgaaCTCTGCTTTATCTTTCcaagctgttttttgttgttttttttccactgcttGGATTTATTGGACACAGAGAACCAAAGGAAACCTGCTGATAACAATATTTCACACAAGTTCCTgtgctgtgtatatttgtacaACACATTCACTTGTGTATGGATGTGCAGTGTTCCTTCAGGATAACAGCTGTACTGCAGCTGTTTGATCACAGACAGAGATCTAAGTGATGCTGTGTTTTGTATTTGAGAGTCTCAGGTTCATGATACAGTCAGACGGCAATACAATGCATTGCATAAAGAGGACTAATACAGGGACTGCCTGATATAAACCTGTAGTTCATTGTccatggttttgtttgttttttaattttcatgatGCCAGTCTGATGTGTCACAACacttaagtattttttttgACATATATTAAAGAGACGTTTGAATCTCAGGAGTTGAGGTAGTTTTAGGCCATTAATTAAACCATAGATTAACACGAGTGGAATGCTGGTCTAATTCACGTtgattttgaattattttgcattttcattaaCTCTGCTCTTAATCCCTTTGTGTATTTAACTGGACAAAGCTTTATTAGTTCCAGAATAGGATACTCTGATTATAAGAGAGTGAAAATCCAGAACTATGCTGTGCTCTCCTTAACAAAATAACCTGCTTTCCTGTTCATGCTGAAATAAagatgattcattcattcaaccgtttttttttttctttcatcacaAGATTATTAAATAGTACTTCATTAGCTTTTTGCTACAGACCCTTTTTGAAGATGATTGATTAAATAAGATGAATCATCAACCAGTAATATTTATTAGAAGGCCATGCCTGCAGAAATTACATAATGTTCACAAATCTCAATTACATATGTTTATGCAGCTTAAGATTTCTACATTTAGTGTTTTCTTGCCTCATTTGACTGTTGAACAAGGAAAATGACCTTATCGAGAACAGACTTAATTTTGGAAAACATTCTACTAGGTGAGTGACATGAGCCATATTTTATTcaacaaaatatgtaatttgaAGACAGCTTGCTGTGGTTGTAGCAATATTATCCATAGAACTTCATTTTCACGATAAATAGACTTATTcaatatgtaaaatatagtAAATGTACACTGAAATGTATACTGAATTACCAGTTTATTTGGTACACCTGTACAATTCAATGTAACGTAAAACAATAGTGGTGATGTTGTGAACCGTGTTATATTTAGAGGTGCTCAGTCTCTTTAACACACCAGCAAGAAGCTGatgaatatgtataaatattttaatttttatacagGATCACAGTATTGTGAAGAAAGTGTTACTTAGTCATTTCTAATAAACACTTAGACTTATCCCCAGACCATAGTTTTATTACAGATGTACAATATTTCTCTTCTATGCGACACATTGATGCAACTGTCTATGTACAAATGTAAAGAAGGTGCAGAACTCTGTGTGAATTCTCTCTCATAATGCAAAGGGTTAAAAGGAGGGACAGAGCGGGGGAGTCATATTTCAGGAAGACTTGAGGTACACCTGAACTTGTCTACACCCCTACACTGTCCAGCACTTACTCAAGGGTAAACATGTAGTTAAGTGATGTTCAACTGGTTTGGACTGATGGCGTTAAGAACTTTTTAGAGAACTTCAAGCGTTCATGAACATATAGAAGCACACAGAACAAAAGGATTGAAAACAGGAGGTTTGTTTAACCCCAGATACAATTTGACTATATCTGTTGTCTTTGTCagtataataatttatttctgtGCATGTGGATTCTGTTATCCgtattatgttttttcttgtggTAATCAACAGAAAACCAATATGCACATACTACTATGACAGATGACAAGTCTTTGTTGCTAAAATGGCAGTAATGGACATTTGACTGGGAGGCGTTTAGCGCATTGGAACATCCTCTCGTTTGTGGATTGACTTTGGCAGAGGAACAGGGCAGGTAATCCTCTGCCTTATTCACTGCAGTGCTGGGTAGGTAGGTCTGGGCTGATCCATTCAGAACCCTTGTAGGCGTCATATGTCACCCAATACTCctcattcctctgtccttttcgCTAGAATGTGGCTGTCCTTGCTTTACGCTGTACCCTCTGCCATGTGATGAAGTATGTCAGTTCCAGGAAGACCTCTTACCttcagaaagaacaaaaaaaattgtagaGTTTGCCTCTTGGTAAACTGAACTGCAAGTAAAATAACAAAccaactaaaaaacaacaacaaccgaCAGGCATTTAGAACGACCTAGACAGGCTTGACATCCTTCTGAATACAGGGATGCTTTAATGCAACAGCCAAACACCAGATAATACAAAGTTCTCCACATAAATGAGTAAAGATACATTAAAACTAACCCTACCTGGTTTATGGCTGTCAGGAAGAACTAAACAATTTCTTTAATTTGGAGAAGAAGCCCCCCTCTTATTTCAACTCTCCCTCCTTGTCATGCCGGCTTTGCCCTGACTCAGACCGCCTACCGCTGTCGCCCCCACCTGGTCAGAGATTAGCACTGAATTAGTCAGGTTTGTGACTAAATATACTGCATGTCTTTCCCTGACACCCCAACTTTGTAAATCCAAGGTGTATATCAAGCAAAACAGCAGGAATATAAGGTAAGAGAAGTAAAGAAGACTTGCCGTCTTACCTGTGGTGGTGGCAGTGACACCATTGACTGTCCCCTCCACGTCTGTCTCGTCCTCGGCGTAGCTCATCAGTAGAGatttctgtctgtcagtcaaCGTCCTGCACAAGAAAGCAACATCTGTCATCTAAACAAGTTATTTCTAATTCTTGTGACATGAAAAATAAGTTGAAAAAACAACCAATTTCTCCTAGACTACAGCGACTCATTGTATTCAGCCACAAGGCCCTCATGTCTCCAGCTGGTATAAATACAGCATTTAAAATTTCTCTGGAGCAAAAAGATGAATGGTATgatgaggtgtgtgtttgtctttggaGTCTTACTTGGGTACTTTAATTTTCACATGGACATAGTGGTCACCAAAGCCATAGCCACTGACACGAGCGATTCCCTTCCCTGCCAGATGGATCCTCTGGTCTGTCTGGATGCCTGCGGATATCTGAAGATTGAGAAAGCAATCCATATTTAAACTATCAAGCTGTCTGATCATTTTCTACATGTCCTGTATTTAAAGTAACCCAAGAATGTGTCTGTCTACTTACTGCTAAATTGAGTGTTTCATAAAGGCCCTGTGTTTTGGCCGTGCCACCCAGGATGGCT
This window contains:
- the hmox2b gene encoding heme oxygenase 2; this encodes MSAEKMETTGSLLNGAGAVHEEKEDILRPDDLSEMLAAGTKVVHEKAENTQFVKDFLKGRIRKELFKLGHVALYYTYTAMEEEIERNKDHPYFAPLYFPAELHRHEALALDLEYFYGPDWQSQVSCSQATQRYVDRIHQVGQEDPVLLVAHAYTRYMGDLSGGQVLKKVAQRAMKLPPTGEGLEFYQFNAIHSAKAFKQLYRSRMNELELDMETKQKLVDEAVMAFQFNMEVFDELEEISKTIQEDVLDAGLPVHGAMGGDISKCPYYTAKMAATSGTAYACQIAMAVLRHPTGQVLFATWFAALAGLAAWYLM